The genomic window TTCCGCGCTGTACGGGGGAGAGCGTCTGTCGGTTATCGTTCCGGCGCAGAACGAAGAAGCGACGATTCGTTCGTGTATCCGCGAGGCGAAGAAGATCGAGCCTTACGAAATCATCGTCGTGGTCAACGGCTCGAGCGACCGAACGCTTTCCATCGCGGCGGAGGAAGGAGCGACGACACTTCATTTTCCGGAGAGGCTCGGGAACGATGTCGGCAGGGCGGTCGGAGCTTTCGCCGCGACGGGCGACATTCTGTTGTTCATCGACGGCGACTTCGCGGTGCCGGCCGCGCATCTGTATCGGTACGCGAAGGCGGTGTCGTCGGGCGTCGATCTCGCATTGAACGACCTGAACCATTATTTGGATATCCGATTTCCGTATAACCTCGTGACGGCCTGCAAATACGGGGTCAATCTCACGCTGAATCGGAAAGACCTCGGCGTCGGTTCGTTCATCGCGGTGCCTCACGCGGTGCATCGACGGGCGGCCGACCGGATCGGACGGGAGACGTTCCTCTCCCCGGTGAAGGCGCAGGTTAAGGGACTGCTGCTCGGTTGTTCCGCGGGCAACGTCGCGCGTACGGACGTGGATCGGATGAATCGGATCCGGCCGGAAGAGCATTTCGCGGCGAGCGGTCATCCGCCGGCGGTGGAGCGCATCGTGGGCGATCATGCGGAAGGCATTCGTTATTTGACGGAGACGGTCGGCGAACGGGGGTTATTCGCTCGTCAGGAGCGGAATTTCCGGGCTGCCGGATGGTCAGGATTCGGAACGAAGCCGCGATAAGCTTCTCACGCACGGCACCGGGGAGAGGACGAATTCATCGATCGTATAACAGGCTGCCGGTAAGCCGTAGTGCTCTATGATCCGGTCGAACAACGTCTTCCGGTATTCGGTGCTGGTTACGACCAGGAGCGAAGGGAGCGCGGAGGACGCGGCTTTCGTCGCATACCAGTTCCGGTATTTCTCCATCTTCACATCCCGCAAATAACCGGCGCTCTCGGTATTGCGGTCCAGCTCCAGGAAGAGGGCGAAGGGACGGGAATCCAACGCGAGTTCGACGTACGCGTCGGGAACGATCTTCTCGAATTTCGGCTCCACGTCGAACGCGCGGAGGATTCCCGGATCCGCCGTCCGCAACCGGACGAACACTTCGGCGATAAGGGAGTAGTGAATGGACCTCTCCGATTTCCGAAACGTCCGCACGCCTTCCGCACCATTCCGGTATTCCAGTTCAAGCGCGCCGCCGCGGGATAAATAATAGATTTTCTGTTCGTATTTCGACGGCTGCCAAGATTTCACCCAACCGGCCGACTCCATCTCGTGCAGCCTTCTGCGGGTCACGCTGAGGCCGTGGCTGCCGGCGTAGCCGTATAGCTGGTGGATTTGGCGGGTGGTCATAAACCTAAGCCGCGCCAAGGCGAGCATGATATTGCTCTCGCGTTCGCTCATCGGAGAGCTCCCAGCCGGTATTCCGGAGGAAGCATATAGTTTATCCATTTCCACACCCCACGACACCTGTCGTCCTACTTGAAATTCGCGAAGCGGATCGGCGATTTCCTAGTACGCCTTCCGGTGTTCCTAGGAAATTCATGATGACACTATACATATATGCCGCATAGCTAGGCTACGTGTGGTCCATTTTTCATCGGGTCGTCCGGCGGAAAATGGTGCCAAGTCCTTGTTATAACCCCTGGTCAATCAAAATATAGTGTAGTTACCGGGGGAGGGAACTTACATCGATGGAGATCCTCATGATCGTTGCTTCTTTCGCATTCGCCGTCGGCTGCTCGTACTTCGCGCTCTCGATTACGGCGAAAAGCACATTCAAGCTGGCCAGCGTCAACTTAGGCCTGATGTTGATCGCGTCCGTGGTGATGGGGACGGGCAGCTGGGCGATGCATTATGTAGCGATGCTTACCGTTCGCTTCGAAGGGTTGGAGATGACGTACAGCGCGCCTCTGGTCTTTATTTCCTTGTTCGTCCCCATTCTGTCCGCGTACGCTGCGTTAGTGCCGGTCTCGCTGCCGCTGTCGGAAGGGGTGCGGAGCTTCATCGGTACGGTGGTCGTCACGATGGGGGTCAGCTCCTTGCATTTGATCGGCATGTCCGCCTTGCAGATGAACGCGGTCTTGGCTTACGACCACACGCTGCTGCTGGCCGCCATCTTGTTCGCGCTTACGGCCAGCCATGTCGGGTTCCGGCTGTTCAATTACGAACGGTTCCGTCGCACGAGGTTTCGCATTGCGTGGAGCTCCCTCTGGTTAGGCGGGTCGATGGTCGGCATGCACTTCCTCGCGATCGCGGGCTCTACGGCGATCCCGATCGGGGCGATGGGCGCCGAGGCGCCGACGGGAATCGACGAAGGGAACTTATTCAGAACCGTCGTCGTGGTGTTATGCGTCATGTTCACGTTGACGCTCGCGGCCTACCATTTCGCGAGGCGCGCCGGGATTCGGCTGGAAGCGTTGTTGGAGAGCGAAACGTTGTACAGCAGCATTTTCGCCGGGGCGATGAATGCGATCTTGGTGCTAAGGCCGGATCCCGCGTTAACCATTGCGGACGTCAACGACCAAGCATGCAAACTGCTGGGGAAATCCAAGCAAGAGCTGTCGGAAGCGCCGCTGGGACAAGTCGTTCCGGAGCACGCCCGGCGCTTTGTGAACGATGGGCCGCACGGGAGGGAGGAGGAGTGGGATCTGACTTCGGCGGAAGGCGGCGTCCGTCTGGCCCAGGCGATTACCGGCCTAGTGGAGATCGACGAGTTTACCCGATACCGGGTTACGTTCCTTAGGGATATTACTAGCCTGCGGATGACGCGGATGATTACAGGCGTCTTCCGGCCGCTGTCGCTGCTGACGATATCCGGCATGCCCTCCGATATGCTGCTCCCTATTCTTCAGCATCTGACGCCGACGTTGTTCCCGCATACGGCGATTCGCTTCGACCCGGCGCCGGCGGCGCAAACGTTCGAGCCGATTCCTAGCGCGGTCCCAAGAACCAGAGAGATCATCCTGTGGGATGGGACCCTTCTAGGGCGTCTGACCCTGACTAGGAAATCCGAACAAGGGCCCGATCCGGACGGGATGGAAGAGGTATGGCTCGACAAGTGCGCGGATTTGCTCGAGATTTCGATCTCCGGCGAGAACGGAGCGCAATCGGCGGACAACGGCCTCGACACCTTAACGGGGGTAGTAAACGAGGAATTGAAGTTCGAATACGTCGGCCATACGGCGGGAAGGCTGCTGGGGTATGAACCGGAAGAACTGGAGAACGGTTCGCTGCTAGAGCTGTATCATCCGGACGATTTGAAAATGTTCCTCCTCCGCGTGCGCCGCTCCGAGGACTTGAAGACGCCGTACCGGCATCAAGTCCGATTGCGGCATAAGGAAGGAAGTTGGGTCGACTTTCATATGATCATCGCCGCGAGCGTAAGACAGGAGCATGCGAAAATCGTCTTTATGGCGCAGCGGACGGCGGAGAAGCGGGCGTTCGGCTTCCGATACGACGAGAACGAGAAGTACGACTTCCTCTTCGATCATCATCCGGGCCCCGTCGTTTGCATCGGATTGGACGGGCGGTTCCTGAAGGTGAACCGGGAGCTGGAGAGCCTGACGGGATACCGCTCGGACGAATTGTTGGGGGAATCGTTCGAGAAGGTCGTATGGGCCGGAGACATAGAGAAGACGAGAGCTCATGTCGAGAAAGCGGCGAACGGGGGCGCGTCGTCTTACGAAATTCGGATTCGACGGAAGGACGGGAGAGTGGTACCGCTCCAGGTGACGAATTTCCCCGCGGTCGAGGGCGCGGAGGTGATGGGCGTATTCGGCATCTCGATCGATGCGACCAGCCTCGGCCGAGGCGCGGCGGAGAACGGCGAGAAGGAGGGAGATGACGGAGAGGCGGCGGACGATCAAGCGGCGAAGATGACGAAGCGGGAAAAGGAAGTCATCCGGCTCATCAACTACGGGATGAGCAACAAGGAGATCGCGACGGAGCTCGCGATCAGCGAAAACACGGTGAAAAATCATATCAGCAATATTTTCGCGAAGCTCAGCATCAGCGACCGCAATCAAGTGCCGATGCTGCCGCCGGATTGTCCTTCCGATCGGGACTAAAGCATAGAACGGAAGGATACAATGGTGAAGGTGTCAAAAGACGGGAAAAAATTTTGCTCTGTCCCCTTGAAATCGGTCCGGGAAATGAGTAAAATTTGAATCGTGAGTGTTAGCACTAACCACATGCGAGTGCTAACAAAAAGGGAAACCTTGGAGAACCATATTTGAAGGAGGCCATTTTGTCATGATCAAACCTTTGGGAGATCGCGTAGTCATCGAAGCCATCGCGAAAGAAGAGACGACGGCTAGCGGAATCGTATTGCCGGAGACGGCGAAAGAGAAGCCGCAAGAAGGCAAAGTCGTCGCCGTCGGCGCTGGCGCCTACAAAGACGGCGAGCGCATTCCGCTCGACGTGAAGGAAGGCGACCGTGTGATTTTCTCGAAATACGCAGGCACGGAAGTGAAATTCGAAGGCCGCGAATTGTTGATCATGCGGGAGAGCGACATTCTCGCCGTCCTCGGCTGATCGCAGTTTACACATACGCACGGACAAGCATTTTCAAGACAATCTAGGAGGTAGAATTTACGATGGCTAAGGAAATCAAGTTTAGCGAAGAAGCCCGCCGCTCGATGCTCCGCGGCGTGGACGCGCTTGCGAACGCAGTGAAAGTCACGCTCGGACCGAAGGGCCGCAACGTCGTGCTCGAGAAGAAGTTCGGCAGCCCGCTCATCACGAACGACGGCGTGTCGATCGCGAAGGAAATCGAGCTCGAAGACGCATTCGAGAACATGGGCGCGCAGCTCGTGAAGGAAGTCGCTACGAAGACGAACGACGTCGCGGGCGACGGTACGACGACGGCGACGGTTCTCGCGCAAGCGATGATCCGCGAAGGTCTGAAGAACGTTACCGCGGGCGCAAACCCGATGGTCGTTCGCAAGGGCATCGAGAAGGCCGTACGCGCGGCCGTAGAAGAGTTGAAGGCGATCTCCAAGGGCGTCGAAGGCAAGCAATCGATCGCGCAAGTCGCGGCGATCTCCTCGGCGGACGAAGAAGTCGGCCAATTGATCGCGGACGCGATGGAGAAGGTCGGCAACGACGGCGTCATCACGGTCGAAGAGTCCAAGGGCTTCACGACGGAGCTTGAAGTCGTAGAAGGCATGCAGTTCGACCGCGGCTACGTCTCGCCGTACATGATCACGGATACGGACAAGATGGAATCCGTGCTCGACAACCCGTACATCTTGATCACCGACAAGAAGATCTCCAACATCCAAGAGATCCTTCCGGTGCTCGAGAAGGTCGTTCAATCCGGCAAGCAATTGCTCATCATCGCGGAAGACGTCGAAGGCGAAGCGCAAGCGACGCTCATCGTCAACAAGCTCCGCGGTACGTTCACTTGCGTAGCCGTTAAGGCGCCTGGCTTCGGCGACCGCCGCAAGGCGATGCTGCAAGACATCGCCGCTCTGACGGGCGCGCAAGTGATCACGGAAGAGCTCGGTCTCGACCTGAAGTCCACTCGCGTCGATCAGCTCGGCTCCGCTCGTCAAGTTCGCGTGTCCAAGGAAAACACGATCATCGTCGACGGCGCAGGCGACAAGAGCGACATCCAAGCTCGCGTGAACCAAATCCGCGCGCAACTGGAAGAGACGACTTCCGAGTTCGACAAGGAGAAGCTCCAAGAGCGTCTCGCGAAGCTCGCCGGCGGCGTAGCCGTCATCAAAGTCGGCGCGGCGACGGAAACCGAATTGAAAGAGCGTAAGCTCCGCATCGAGGACGCCCTGAACTCTACTCGCGCAGCGGTAGAAGAAGGCATCGTGTCCGGCGGCGGTACGGCGCTCGTGAACGTATACAACGCAGTAGCAGCCGTTAAGGGCGACAACGTCGACGAGCAAACGGGCGTCAACATCGTGCTTCGCGCGTTGGAAGAGCCGGTTCGCACGATCGCGTTCAACGCGGGCCTCGAAGGCTCCGTTATCGTCGAGCGTCTGAAGAAGGAAGCGCTCGGCGTAGGCTTCAACGCCGCTACGGGCGAGTGGGTCAACATGTTCGAAGCCGGCATCGTCGACCCGACGAAGGTTACGCGTTCGGCATTGCAAAACGCAGCCTCCGTTGCAGCAATGTTCCTGACGACCGAAGCGGTCGTCGCCGACAAGCCGGAGCCGAAGGGCGCTGGCGGCGGCATGCCGGACATGGGCGGCATGGGCGGTATGGGCGGCATGATGTAATAAGGGCGACTAGCCCTTATTACATCATGGGTTTCCACATATGCGAAGAAGAGACCTCTCTGAGCTGAGAGGTCTCTTCTTTATGGGAGCTTTCTTATTAAGCATTAGAAATGCGCTTAATAAGAAAGCTCTTTCGTTTGAACATTTAAATACATATTTGAATAATGTATAGGGGTATGCTATCCTATATTCAAATCAATATGAGAATGAGTGGTGCCAAGCATGAGCGATATTTGCGATGTGTTTTGTTACGACGAAGAGAAGGTTTCGAAGCTGAAGCTGGAACTCGCCTCCTACGATACGGTAAGTATGACGAAGATCTTTAAGGCTTTAGCGGATGATACGCGCGCGAAAATTGCACTTATGCTTTGTCGAACGGATGAACTGTGCGTTTGCGATGTTGCGAACGTCATCGGAACAACGATTCCGAATGCATCGCATCATTTACGATTGCTGCGGAATCTTGGATTAGCGAAATACCGAAAGGAAGGCAAACTCGTTTTTTACTCTATGGATGACGAGCCTATAAAACAGCTGATTTCGATGGCTTTAGAGCATAGTAAAGAGAGAAAAGCGCTTGCGTAAAAGGAGCGGTGTCCAATGAGTCGCGAAGATCGGATAGATCATTGCTGCAGCGCTCCGAGTAAGGAAGCAAGCAGCAAACCTAAATATAAAAGTTTGGATTTTACAATGGTTTCTCAATCCCAAGATGCGTCCGCGAAGCAGGCATCATCTTGTTGCTCGGATGAAACCGGGGAGGGCTCCTGCTGCGCTGTAGAGAAACAAGAGACGGAGTCTTGCTGTTCAGGCGACGCGGGAAGCAAGGCGGAGCATCCGCTGGCGTCTTCGTCCGGTATTCAGGGATCGACATTGAAGACCTACGAGATTGAAGGGATGGACTGCGGCTCTTGCGCGCTCACCATCGAGAATCATCTGAAGAAGCTGCCGGACGTAAAACGAGTCGAGGTCAACTTTTCGACGGGGAAGATGCGCATCGAACACGATAATTCGGTGGAGGATATCGTAAACGAAGTTGCGAAAGTCGGTTATAAGGCAGCGCCCGCCTCTAGGAAGCGGAAAACGGCGGCGGAAGCCGACACGCCGGGTTTATCCGGGAATTGGTTGGTCGCATGGTCTGGCGTCACGCTTCTCTTGGGTTTCGTCGGATCTCTAACCGGCGTATCCTCCGGCCTTACGACATTCCTGTATATTGTTTCAATGATCGCAGGCGGATATAAGCCGGTAAAGAGCGCTTATTATGCGCTGAAGAGCCGATCCTTGGATATGAACGTCTTGATGAGCGCCGCGGCGATCGGGGCGGCGCTGATTGGAGAATGGTTCGAGGGCGCTACGGTCGTATGGTTATTCGCAATCGGGAATGTATTGCAAAACCGATCGATCGATAAAACAAGGGACTCCATCCGAAAGTTGATGGATTTGACGCCGCCGGAGGCTTGGTTGGTCAAGCCGGAAGGGTTGGTTCGCGTCCCGGTGGAGGAAGTCGTCATCGGCCACGCGGTCGTCGTGAAGCCGGGCGAGAGAATTCCGTTGGATGGAGAAGTTCGGAAAGGAACTTCAACCGTAAACCAGGCGCCGATTACAGGGGAGTCCGTTCCTGTCGATAAGGAACCTGGCGACCCCGTGTATGCCGGTACGATCAACGAAGAGGGTTCCTTAGAAATCAGAGTGACGAAGCTGGTCGAGGATACGACGGTCGCGAAGATCATTCGGCTTGTCGAAGAGGCGCAAGAGAAGAAGGCGCCTACGGAGGCGTTCGTCGATCGGTTTGCGAGAATCTATACTCCCGTCGTCTTTATCGTCGCGCTGCTCGTCATCGTGTTTCCTCCATTGATCGGTTGGGGGACGTGGGCGGAATGGTTTTATCGGGGCTTGGAGCTTCTGGTCGTTGCCTGCCCATGCGCTCTCGTGATTTCTACGCCTGTAGCGATCGTGTCGGCGATCGGCAACGCCGCGAGGAACGGCGTATTGATCAAAGGCGGCGCCTTCTTGGAGATTGCAGGCAAGATCGATGCGATCGCGTTCGATAAAACAGGCACCTTAACGGAAGGGAAGCCGAAAGTGACCTTCGTCGAAGCGTACGGCGCGCCTGTGGAAACGGTTATGTCGATCGCTCGGACGCTGGAGGAAGAATCGAAGCACCCGATCGCGCAAGCGGTCGTAAAGTATGCAGCCGAGAAGAACGTTCCCCTTCGGGAAGGAGAAGGTTTTCGAGCCATCGTCGGGAAGGGCGTGCAAGCTACGATCGAAGGGAAGGAATATTTCGCCGGCAACCTGAAGTTGTTTCAAGACATGAATGTACAGATCCAGTCCATACAACAGAAAGCAGCTCAGCTGCAGACCGACGGCAATTCGATTGTGCTGGTCGGTACGCGCGATTCGCTGCTCGGTATGATCGCCGTTGCGGATACCATTCGCGACGTTGCGGTAAACGCGGTTACGAAGCTGAAAGGGGCGGGCGTCCGGGAGCTCATTATGCTTACCGGCGATAATGAAGGGACTGCAAAGAAAATTTCCGGGCAGGCCGGGGTTACCCGGTACTTCGCCGATTTGCTCCCGGAGCAAAAGGTGGATGCCGTAAAGCAAATGCAGCAGGAAGGCTATAAGATCGCAATGGTCGGCGACGGGATTAACGATGCTCCCGCGCTTGCAACGGCAGATCTTGGGATCGCGATGGGAGGGGCGGGCACCGATACCGCCATGGAAACCGCCGACATTGTCCTTATGGCCGATAATCTGGAGAAGCTTCCGCATACGATTCGTCTGAGTCGGCAGGCGATGACCATTATCAAGCAAAACATCGTGTTTTCGCTGTTCATTAAATTCATTGCGCTCGCATTGATCTTCCCGGGTTGGCTCACGCTGTGGCTTGCCGTACTAAGCGACACCGGGGCGGCAATCCTTGTGATCCTGAACAGCATGAGGCTGTTGGCGAAACTTCCTTCTCTTAAATGACAGAAAACCCCTGATTTCGTGAGAAATCAAGGGTTTTTTTCGTGTCCACGCTAGCCTGGTTTCATTCAGGCGAAGCTTCGTCTTCCTCGCGTACGTCGTATTTATTGACGTGAGCCGTAAAGGCCGCCACCGCTTCCAGATCTGGATTCTCGTTCATGGCTTCGGAACTTACAGTCGAAGCTACGGTTTTTACTTCGTCTTCCGTCTTGTCGAGAAAGTTCGCTTGATCGGCCTTCAGCGTTTCAAGTCGATTGCTCATTGATTTCCTTCCTCCTCTCCGAGTGCAAGTTATCCCGTTTAGCTTTCGCCGCGAGACGGGGGATTATCCTTGCTCGTTTCTCATCAGCCTTAAGTGCCACGGTAGAAAGACGACGAATACGAAAATAAATACAGGGATGGAGTACCATGTCCTCCATCCTTTGTTTTCCATATAGCCCGATGCAACTGCTCCCCATTCGCCAAGAAAAGCGACAACAACCCATATCCATCGATATAAGAGGGTCTTTTTTACGGCCAGAAAGTTGAGGTACACTAAACCGATCGCCGGCGGAACGATGGAAACGAAAATAAGGTCGATCAGATACGTCTTCGGGGATGGACCGATTTGAAAGGCTTTGAACACGTCTCCGACCAATACGTCTCCAACCCAAGTGCCGAATCCGATGATTCCGGCGCTATAATACATTTCTTTAGCCGTAAGGTGTTTCGGCATAACTAACAAGATCAGGAGTAGAACCCCCATACATGCATATGGATACCACATCGTCGGCCGGTTCCTTCCTTATTCGATTTAGCTTACTATTACTGCTTAATATGTCTTTACGTTGGATTTTTATTCTCTACAGCATTCATCGGCAGGCCTATTCTAATTTGATTTCCTCTGCTCAGGAGCAACTCTTCCGTCTGAGCAAAAGACATCAGGTTAGAAAGAACAGGCAATAACAAGAGGCATGAAGCTTGCATTTTGTAAGTTTTCTGTAAGGCCCGCGTGGTTAGATCGAATTATCGGATCGCCACGTAGGGAAGGGGAAAGGTATGCGCTTCGGAAAAGGATTCGCGATGAGTAACGTATTGCTTGCGGGGTCATTGTTCTTTGCCTCCGGGGCATCTGCCGCTGAGCTGTGGTCTACGGAGTTATGGTCGGAGGAGACGGAAGAATCGCCCGGAGGAGGCCCCGCGGGAGGAAGTCCTTCGGGATCGGGGCTCTGGTCCGACGATCTCTGGTCGGAGCCGCCCGCCGGGAGCTGGCCGCGCGAGCCTTCGCCGACGGCGCCCGACCCGAAGCCGGTGCCTGAACCGAAGCCGGCGCCGGCGCCTGAGCCTCAACGGCCTGCGGAGCCCGAAGAGAAGCCGGACCCTGCGGAACCGCCGCAACCGGCGCCATCGGACGTCTCGAATACGATTACGATGCAGATCGGTTCTTCGACGGCGATCGTCCGAGGCAAGGAGACGGCGCTGAGCGTCCCTCCGTTCACGATCAACGGACGCGCGATGATTCCGCTGCGCTTCATCGGCGAGGCGCTGCAAGCCGATGTCGCTTGGTCGGAGGCGGAGCAGAAGGTTACCCTCGAGCTGCAAGGGAAGAAGGCGCAGCTTTGGGTCAACCGGACGGAGGCGATCTTGGACGGCAAGACGGCCGCATTGGATTTTCCGCCGATGGTGCTGAACGGGACGACGTTAGTGCCGCTGCGGTTCGTGGGCGAATTTTTCGGTTATCGGGTGGAGTACGACGGCGCGACCGAGAAGATCACGATCGTCGACCCGACGAAGCCCGCGCCTGAGCCGGCGCCCGATCCGGAGCAGCCGAAGCCGAAGCCCGGAGATATCGGCTTCGATTATTTCGGTACATGGGAGCTTCGAGCGGAAGGACGCGATAAGGGGATCGCGATGGGGAAGCTGATCGTGAGCGAGGACGGCGTCTACGGGATCGCCAGCGCCGGGAACGGCGTCGTTACGGGGACGTGGCGATGGGCCGCGAAAGACGAAGTGATCGGTCAGGACCATGCGCTGATCTTGGAGGACGGCCCTACCGGCGTCGATTGGGTGTTGATCCCGAAGCCGGACGGTCTCGTCAGCGTCAGATATCACTATGGCTATACGGGCGAGTTGAAGATTTGGTTCGAATACTCGCTCGGCATCCGAGTCGACGAGTAATTTTCCAGAGAGGGAGAGGAAGCGGGATGATGAGGAAGGATCACTGGAGGAAGGTTTTCTTTGCGGTTCCTGCGCTCGCATTGGTTAGCTCCGCAACGGCCGGCGCAACGGAAGTATGGACGTCGCCGACGTATACCGAGCAGTGGTCGTCGCCGACGTATACGGAGCAATGGAGCGTGGAGCCGGAGGAGAAGGCGCCGACGCCTGCGCCTGCGAAAGAGGCCGCGCCTGCGCCCGCCGCCGCGCCGAAGTCGTCGGACGACTCGATCTACATTCGTCTCAAGCTCGACAGCAAGCAAGCCGTCATCCAGAACGAAAATGTAACGCTCGACGCCCCCCCGACCGCCGTCAATGGGCGAACGATGGTGCCGTTTCGTTTTCTAGGGGAAGCTCTTCGGGCTACCGTCGACTGGGATGCGGCGAAGGAGCAGATTACGCTGTCGCTGCGGGACAACACCGTCGTCCTGAAGATGAACCAGTCTTCCGCCTTGGTGAACGGCCGGACGGTACCGATGGATGCCCCGCCTGTCATCTCCGGGGGCCGGACGCTCGTCCCGCTGCGGTTCATCGCGGAAAATCTGGACCTGTCGGTCACGCATACGGCGTCGACGAATACGATCGAAATCGGGAATTCGCCGACAGGCGGCGGTAGCGCAGGGAATGAACCGTCTGCTCCTGCGGCCCATGTCCAAGAGCCCATCACCGACTTCGAGCAGCTGTACGGCACTTGGCATCTCTGGACGCCGGGCGGCGCGACGAACTTGTATTATACGGATACGGGTAACTATGCGACCCATATATACGATGCGGGCGCGGAGCAAGGCACCGTCACCATCAACGCCGACGGAACGTTCGCAATGCAGCATGCGCTCTGGGGCGATGCGGAAGGGGAATGGAGACTCTCGTTCCCGGCGGAAATCAACGGGGAGCGCATCCTCGCCATCGTGCTTCAACAAGGGTCGGGCGACTACGATTGGGCGGTCGCTCCGGGACAGAACGGGAAGATTCGCCTGCTCTCCAGCTGGGGCGCCTGGGCGGACGGCAGTTCGAGCTGGTTATTCGAATCGGAGCTGTATAAGAAATAATTCGTATACGCTCGTCATTCGCCTCATATAATGTACTCCGCACCGCGGAAATACATAGAGGAGGATGTGAATTGCGTGGGTAAGATTGCGCTCATCGTACTATTGTTAGGTCTCTGCAATCCTGGGGCCGCGATCGACGTGGAAGGGAACAAAATCACGATGGACCGAAACAACGGTTCTCCCGTCGTCGTCATCGAGGTGAAGGACGGGGAACCGGCCGTCATTACGCAGGAGGAGGCGGCGGAGGAAGCAACGGAGGATGACGAGGAGGAAGCGTCCGAATCGTAATCCCGTTCCCTAATACATCGAAAGAAGAAGCCCCAAGGATCGCTCGATCCGAGGGGCTTCCGTTCGATTCCGTATGTT from Paenibacillus antri includes these protein-coding regions:
- a CDS encoding copper amine oxidase N-terminal domain-containing protein, whose translation is MSNVLLAGSLFFASGASAAELWSTELWSEETEESPGGGPAGGSPSGSGLWSDDLWSEPPAGSWPREPSPTAPDPKPVPEPKPAPAPEPQRPAEPEEKPDPAEPPQPAPSDVSNTITMQIGSSTAIVRGKETALSVPPFTINGRAMIPLRFIGEALQADVAWSEAEQKVTLELQGKKAQLWVNRTEAILDGKTAALDFPPMVLNGTTLVPLRFVGEFFGYRVEYDGATEKITIVDPTKPAPEPAPDPEQPKPKPGDIGFDYFGTWELRAEGRDKGIAMGKLIVSEDGVYGIASAGNGVVTGTWRWAAKDEVIGQDHALILEDGPTGVDWVLIPKPDGLVSVRYHYGYTGELKIWFEYSLGIRVDE
- a CDS encoding copper amine oxidase N-terminal domain-containing protein, which translates into the protein MMRKDHWRKVFFAVPALALVSSATAGATEVWTSPTYTEQWSSPTYTEQWSVEPEEKAPTPAPAKEAAPAPAAAPKSSDDSIYIRLKLDSKQAVIQNENVTLDAPPTAVNGRTMVPFRFLGEALRATVDWDAAKEQITLSLRDNTVVLKMNQSSALVNGRTVPMDAPPVISGGRTLVPLRFIAENLDLSVTHTASTNTIEIGNSPTGGGSAGNEPSAPAAHVQEPITDFEQLYGTWHLWTPGGATNLYYTDTGNYATHIYDAGAEQGTVTINADGTFAMQHALWGDAEGEWRLSFPAEINGERILAIVLQQGSGDYDWAVAPGQNGKIRLLSSWGAWADGSSSWLFESELYKK